From Verrucomicrobiia bacterium, a single genomic window includes:
- a CDS encoding response regulator, whose translation MEIERPTGEPSEERPTRTLVYVVDDEAMLLELATVILAPLGYEIRAFRDPEAAVRAYAAASPRPALVITDYAMHNMNGMALIQACRRLEPAQKILLVSGTVGPEIFDKMPSKPNRFLAKPYQAKQLVDLVKSVLES comes from the coding sequence ATTGAAAGGCCAACGGGCGAGCCATCTGAGGAGCGCCCGACCCGGACTTTGGTGTATGTGGTCGATGATGAGGCAATGCTTTTGGAACTGGCTACGGTCATCCTTGCGCCCTTGGGCTATGAAATCCGCGCTTTCCGTGACCCCGAGGCCGCCGTCCGGGCCTATGCTGCCGCCTCCCCTCGGCCGGCCCTGGTCATTACGGACTACGCCATGCATAATATGAACGGCATGGCGCTCATCCAAGCCTGCCGCCGGCTCGAACCGGCCCAGAAGATACTGCTGGTCAGTGGTACAGTTGGTCCGGAGATTTTTGATAAAATGCCTTCCAAACCGAACCGATTCCTGGCTAAACCTTATCAAGCCAAACAACTTGTGGACCTCGTTAAATCCGTTTTAGAAAGTTGA